One genomic region from Arthrobacter pigmenti encodes:
- a CDS encoding SRPBCC family protein: MTSPYLIRRERFIAAPASAIFEVLATPALHSVIDGSGTVTGEQPNGPSRLSKGAKFGMDMKIGAPYKILNTVVEFEEDSLIAWRHFSRHVWRYTLEQNDGGTTVTEEWDATDVPWKPILKVLGFTRKHPASIERTLEKLDEYVTKR, translated from the coding sequence ATGACATCCCCATACCTGATCCGCCGCGAACGATTCATTGCCGCCCCCGCCAGCGCCATCTTCGAGGTGCTGGCCACCCCGGCGCTGCACAGTGTCATCGACGGCTCAGGCACGGTGACAGGGGAGCAGCCCAACGGGCCGAGCCGTCTGTCCAAGGGCGCCAAGTTCGGCATGGACATGAAGATAGGCGCCCCGTACAAGATTCTGAACACCGTGGTCGAGTTCGAGGAAGACAGCCTGATCGCCTGGCGGCATTTCTCACGTCACGTCTGGCGCTACACGCTCGAACAGAACGACGGCGGCACCACGGTCACCGAGGAATGGGACGCAACGGACGTGCCCTGGAAGCCGATCCTCAAGGTCCTCGGGTTCACCAGGAAACACCCGGCGTCGATCGAGCGGACCCTCGAAAAGCTAGACGAATATGTGACCAAACGCTGA